One genomic segment of Trichococcus shcherbakoviae includes these proteins:
- the glyA gene encoding serine hydroxymethyltransferase: MDKELFAAIDKERERQENGIELIASENFVSEDVMRAQGSILTNKYAEGYPGRRYYGGCEFIDIIENLAIDRIKAIFGAEYANVQPHSGSQANMAAYRALVQPGDKILGMDLSHGGHLTHGASVNFSGQTYDFVAYGVEKESETINYDTVREIALKEQPKLIVAGASAYPRAIDFKRLREIADEVGAYFMVDMAHIAGLCATGHHQNPVEYADIVTTTTHKTLRGPRGGVILAKEEFGKKLNSAVFPGIQGGPLEHVIAAKAVSFFEAATPEYTEYIGQVIKNAQAMADVFNASDLRVISGGTDNHLLLLDVTSSGLNGKQVEKLLDTVEITVNKNTIPFETLGANKASGIRIGTPAITTRGLKEAEARKVAELIVETIQNHTDEAKLDEVRAAVKAITQAFPLHKKLAATEA; this comes from the coding sequence ATGGATAAAGAATTATTTGCAGCAATTGATAAAGAACGCGAAAGACAAGAGAACGGAATCGAGCTGATTGCTTCCGAAAACTTTGTATCTGAAGATGTTATGAGAGCACAAGGCAGCATCTTGACCAACAAATATGCTGAAGGCTACCCTGGTCGTCGTTACTATGGTGGTTGCGAGTTTATCGATATCATCGAAAATTTGGCGATCGATCGCATTAAAGCAATTTTTGGTGCAGAATATGCCAACGTACAACCGCATTCCGGTTCGCAAGCAAATATGGCAGCTTACCGTGCATTAGTTCAACCCGGCGACAAAATCTTGGGTATGGACCTGAGCCATGGCGGCCACTTAACGCATGGCGCATCCGTGAACTTCAGCGGCCAGACATATGACTTCGTTGCTTATGGTGTGGAAAAAGAATCAGAAACAATCAATTATGACACTGTCAGAGAGATTGCCCTGAAAGAACAACCAAAATTGATCGTTGCCGGCGCCAGTGCTTACCCACGCGCAATCGATTTCAAACGTTTAAGAGAAATCGCTGATGAAGTCGGCGCTTACTTCATGGTCGATATGGCTCATATCGCAGGACTTTGCGCAACAGGACATCACCAAAATCCTGTTGAATATGCCGACATCGTAACCACCACAACACATAAAACACTTCGCGGCCCGCGCGGCGGCGTAATCTTAGCCAAAGAAGAATTCGGCAAAAAGTTGAACAGTGCTGTCTTCCCAGGCATCCAAGGTGGTCCTTTAGAGCACGTCATTGCTGCTAAAGCTGTTTCGTTCTTTGAAGCTGCAACACCAGAGTATACTGAATATATCGGACAAGTCATCAAAAATGCCCAAGCAATGGCTGATGTCTTCAATGCATCCGACCTGCGCGTCATCAGTGGCGGAACAGATAATCATTTATTATTGTTGGATGTTACAAGCAGCGGCTTGAACGGAAAACAAGTAGAAAAATTGTTGGATACAGTTGAAATCACTGTCAACAAAAATACGATTCCTTTCGAAACGCTAGGCGCCAACAAAGCCAGCGGAATCCGTATCGGCACACCTGCCATCACAACTAGAGGCTTGAAGGAAGCAGAAGCACGCAAGGTTGCTGAATTGATCGTGGAAACTATCCAAAACCACACAGATGAAGCGAAATTGGATGAAGTCCGTGCGGCTGTCAAAGCCATCACGCAAGCTTTCCCATTGCACAAAAAATTAGCTGCAACTGAAGCGTAA